The following nucleotide sequence is from Pseudomonas sp. S09G 359.
CTGGATCCCGCAGTGGTATGGCAAGACCCACAGCCTCAGCCTGCCGGGCATGAGTGCACCAGTGACCACCGAAATCGCCAAGCTCACGGCAATCTGGGCGGTGCAGGCCGCGTTGCTGGTGGGCATTCTCATGGTGCTGGCATTCGGTTGGTCGGCGATCAAAAGCAAGCTGGCCGAAGGCAGTAAAAGTGCGGTCAGCGGTGCCCTGTTGGCGGCGATGAACACCGCGTCGGAATACGGCTTTGGTGCGGTGATCGCCTCGTTGCCGGGCTTTCTGGTGCTGGCGGACTGGCTCAAGGGCATTCCCAACCCGCTGGTCAACGAAGCGATCACTGTGACCCTGCTGGCCGGTATCACCGGTTCGGCGTCCGGCGGCATGAGCATCGCCCTGGCGGCCATGTCCGAAAGCTTTATTTCGGCGGCCCATGCGGCCAATATCCCCCTTGAAGTGCTGCACCGGGTCGCGGCCATGGCCAGCGGCGGCATGGACACCCTGCCGCACAACGGCGCGGTGATCACGCTGCTGGCGGTGACCGGCCTGACCCACCGCGAAGCCTACAAGGACATTTTCGGCATCACGATTATCAAGACCCTCGCGGTGTTCGTGGTGATCGGTACTTTCTACGCCACCGGCATTGTGTGAGGTTTTCATGACGACATTGAACGGCAAGACCGCCCTGGTTACCGGTTCCACCAGCGGCATCGGCTTGGGCATAGCCCTGAGCCTGGCAGAGGCCGGTGCCAACCTGATCCTCAACGGCTTCGGCGACGCCAGTGCGGTGATCGCCCAGGTGCAGGCGTTCGGCGGCAAGGTCGGGCATCACCCGGCAGACGTCAGCGACCCGGCGCAGATCGCCGACATGTTCGCCTACGCCGAGCGTGAATTCGGCGGCGTGGATATTCTGGTGAACAATGCCGGTATCCAGCATGTGGCGGCGGTAGAAGACTTTCCAGTGGAGCGCTGGGACTCGATCATCGCGATCAACCTGTCCTCGGTGTTCCACAGCACGCGCCTGGGCCTGCCGGGGATGAAGGCCAAGGGCTGGGGGCGTATCGTCAATATCGCCTCGGTGCACGGCCAGGTCGGTTCGGTGGGCAAGGCCGCGTATGTGGCGGCCAAGCACGGGGTGATCGGCTTGACCAAAGTGGTGGGCCTGGAAACGGCCACCAGCAATGTAACCTGCAACGCGATTTGCCCGGGTTGGGTGCTGACGCCGCTGGTGCAAAAGCAGATAGATGATCGCATCGCCACCGGGGTGGACCCACAGCAGGCGCAGCATGATTTACTTGCCGAAAAGCAGCCGTCGCTGGAGTTTGTGACACCGCCGCAACTGGGTGAACTGGTGCTGTTCTTGTGCAGCGAGGCCGGTGCCCAGGTACGTGGCGCAGCATGGAATATCGACGGCGGCTGGCTGGCCCAGTAATACCCTGACCGCCCAAACATAGGAGATCTAAATGTGGGAGCGGGCTTGCTCGCGAATGCGCTATATCAGCTAGCACATTGGGTACTGACCCACCGCATTCGCGAGCAAGCCCGCGCCTACATTTGCCCTGTGTTGTCTGGCAGACCTCATACAAGAACAAGAGACCTTGCTGATGTCCGACATTCTCTGGCAGCCCTCGCCCGAACGCATCGCCAACACGCGCATGGAGCACTTCCGGCGCTATATCAATAAACATCACGGCGTGGACTTGGCCGACTACCCCGCCCTGCACCAATGGAGCATCGACCAGCGCCCCGCTTTCTGGCAGGCCATCGTGGCGTTCTTCGACGTGCAATTTCGCCGCGCGCCCACCGCGGTGCTGATC
It contains:
- a CDS encoding 3-hydroxybutyrate dehydrogenase, which encodes MTTLNGKTALVTGSTSGIGLGIALSLAEAGANLILNGFGDASAVIAQVQAFGGKVGHHPADVSDPAQIADMFAYAEREFGGVDILVNNAGIQHVAAVEDFPVERWDSIIAINLSSVFHSTRLGLPGMKAKGWGRIVNIASVHGQVGSVGKAAYVAAKHGVIGLTKVVGLETATSNVTCNAICPGWVLTPLVQKQIDDRIATGVDPQQAQHDLLAEKQPSLEFVTPPQLGELVLFLCSEAGAQVRGAAWNIDGGWLAQ